Below is a window of Sulfitobacter sp. BSw21498 DNA.
GGGCAGGGCGCGTTTGACGGTAAGGGTGATCGCCCCGTCCTCATAGGTTGCGGGTGCCATCGCCAGCACATCTGCGCCGGTCTGGTACACCTCTACGCTGCCCTGATCCTGTAACGCCCCAAGCATCGCATCGCGCCCGTCATAGGCGAGCCCGTCACTGAACCAAATCGTATCGAACCCGCTAAGTGTGCTGGTAATCTCAATCGCGCGGTCGATATCGGTGGGGGCGGGCTGCCATGGTGCTGGCTTGAATCCGGCCAGCCGACTGCGCCCCGCGTCGGCAGACTGAAAGGCGGGTTGCTCGGGGCGGGTGAGGGTCAGGAAGCCAACGGTGCGTCCGGCGCGTGCGGCACGGGTCAGCTGTGCTTCTAGCGCTTCGGATTGCTGCGGCCAGCGGGTCGCGCCGGCCCAGGACCCGTCCACTACGATCAGCAGCGGGCCGGTGCCTTGGGTCTGTTCTTCTTGCGGGTTCAGGATAGGTCCAGCCAGCCCGATGATCAGCGCCGCCACGGCAAGCATGCGCAACAACAGCAGCCACCACGGCGTGCGGTCCGACACGCTTTCGGCATCGCTGAGGCCGAGTAAAAGCGCCACGCCGGGAAAACGGCGGCGGATGGGGGCTGGTGGCACAGCCCGCAAGATCAGCCACAGGATCGGCAGCGCCAGAAGCGCAAGCAGCATCCAAGGCGCGGTAAAACCGATACCCCCGAACACGGTCATGCCGCCCCCCCGCTGCGCGTATCCAGCGCACCATACAGCCACAGCAGCGCCGATTGCGCCGTGCTGTCGGTGTGGTGCAGCCCGTACTGCCAGCCGGTCAGGGCGCAAAGTTGCTGCAGCTCTGCCTTACGTTCGGCGAGCCGTTCAAGATAGCGGTGTTTCAGGTCGTTCGCCTTCAACGTTTCATGACGCAAGGTGCCGCCGACGCTTTCAAAGATGGTGCGGCCGGTAAACGGGAAGGCCTCTTCTGACGGGTCAAGCACATGGAGCAACACGCCCCGCACGCCGCGGTCGGCGGCCTTGGTCAGGGCCGTGGCGACCCCCGCAAGATCGCCCATGAAGTCAGAGATAAATACAGCCCGCGCTTGGGGGATCATGGCACGGTGCTCGGGCGGCGCATAATCCGCGGCGTCGTCCTGACACAGCGCTTCGGCAAGTCGTAAAATCTGGGGCCTGCCCGACCGCGGAGGCAGGGCGCTGCCGGTCAGGCCGACGCGTTCACCGCCCCGTTGCAGCAAAACCGCCAGCGCAAGTCCCAGCAGCCGTGCGCGGTCAGCTTTCTGTTCCAGCGCGGCGGTCGAGGCAAAGCGCATCGAGGCCCCCTGATCGACCCAGAGCATGACGGACTGCGCGATCTGCCATTCGCGTTCGCGCACAAATTCATGGTCCCCCATAGCCGAACGCCGGTGGTCAATACTGCGCCGGCTGTCGCCAACCTGTGCCGGCCGGTATTGCCAGAAATCATCCCCCACCCCTGCGCGACGACGTCCATGCGCGCCCAGCAGGACCGCGCCGGCCAGATGCTCTGCACGGGCCAGCAGCGCGGGCAAACGGGCCGCTTGCTCCTCGGATCGGATGCGAAGGGTGTCGGGGCTGTTCACGCCGCGGCCTTTTTCCCGATCAGGCTGGCCGTGGTTGCGTCGATCAACGTGTTCAGGCTGTCACCCCGTGCGCGCGCGGCAAAGTTCAGTGCCATTCGGTGCATCAAAACGGGGCGGGCCATATCAATCACATCTTCGGCCGAGGGGGCCAACCGCCCTTGTAGCAAGGCGCGCGCGCGCACGGTCAGCATCAACGCCTGCGCAGCACGGGGGCCGGGGCCCCAAGCCACGGTATCGCGCACGTTCTGGCTGGCGTCGGGACCGTCAGGGCGGAAGGCGCGGACCAGATCAAGGATCAGTTCGACCACGGATTCACCGACCGGCATCTGCCGCAGCAGCGTTTGCGCGGCCAACAACTTTTCCGTGGTAAACACAGCCGTGGCCTGCGCATCGGTATCGCCCGTGGTCGCCATCAGGATATCGCGTTCTGTATCGCGGTCGGGATAGGCCACGTCGATCTGCACGAGGAAACGGTCAAGCTGGGCCTCTGGCAACGGGTAGGTGCCCTCTTGTTCAATCGGGTTCTGGGTGGCAAGCACGTGAAACGGATGCCCCAAGGCGCGGTCCTGTCCAGCAACGGTCACTGTCTTTTCCTGCATCGCCTGCAACAACGCGGATTGAGTGCGCGGCGAGGCGCGGTTGATCTCGTCCGCCATCAGCAGCTGGCAAAAAATCGGCCCTTCGACAAAACGGAATGCGCGGGTGCCATCGGCGGCGGTGTCCAGCACCTCTGACCCCAGAATATCCGCAGGCATTAGATCGGGCGTGAACTGGACCCGATTGCCATCCAGCCCCATAACTGTGCTCAACGTTTCGACCAGCCGCGTCTTGCCCAGACCCGGCAGACCGATCAGCAACCCGTGCCCGCCACACAGCAGCGCCGTCAGTGTCAGATCAACGACCCGCTCCTGTCCGATAAAGCGCCGGTTGATCGACGCCTTGGCCTCGGCCAGCTTTTCGCCAAGCGTCTCGATTTCTGCTACCATATCGCGGGCTTGGGTCATGACTTTTGCGTCCTTGGAGTTATATCAGTTAGATGTAAGTGTATCGTGTGAACAGGAAATGGCAAAAGCAATGAGTGGACAAAAAACCGTGACCCCAACAGCAGAAAGCCTTGCCGCGTCTGTTTCCGCCGCCAAAACACGCGGATTGCCGCCGGTAGAGAAGTGGAACCCTCCGTTTTGCGGCGATCTGGACATGGAGATCAAACGCGACGGCACCTGGTTCTATCAGGGCACCCCGATTGGCCGCATGGGGCTGGTGAAACTCTTTGCGTCGATTCTGATCCGTGAAGATGACGATTATTTCCTGATCACGCCGGTCGAAAAGGTCGGCATCAAGGTCGAAGATGCCCCCTTTGTCGCCATCGATTTCGAGGCCGAAGGCAGCGGCACCGACCAGACGCTCACGTTCCAGACCAACCTTGGGGATATCGCGGTTGCGGGCCCCGATCTGCCGATCCGTATCGAGCGTGCCCCCGATACCGGAGAGCCCGCGCCCTATGTCCGCATCCGCCGCAACCTTGAGGCGCTGATCGACCGGAAAAGCTTTTACCGGCTGGTCGAACTGGGTCAGCACCACGAGGGATGGTTCGGCGTATGGTCAGGCGGCAGCTTCTTTGGCATCATCCCGTCGGGCGAACTGCCTGACTGATTTCGGTGCGCGGAAAGCGCCCCGCTGCGACGCGCGACACTGAATGCCAAGATTGGGCCCGGTGCGAAACAGGTCTCGCGGAGCAAAGGCAGCCCTCACTGGATAGCGCTCACCTAGACAAACGGCAAAGGCGCTTAATGCGCCTCCGCCCAGTTTGACCCTATCCCTGCGTCCACCGTCAGCTTTACGTCCAGTTTGACCACCGGATCGGCTGCGTTTTCCATCACATGACGCGCGGCGTCGATCAGAGCATCTTCGGCCCCTTTTTCCACCTCGAACAGCAGTTCATCGTGTACCTGCAACAGCATCGTGGCGGGCAAGCCCTTGATCGCGTCGGGCATGCGGATCATCGCGCGGCGGATCACGTCTGCGGCTGTCCCCTGGATCGGCGCGTTAATAGCGGCCCGTTGGGCGAACCCGGCGCGGGGGCCTTTGGCGCTGATCTCTGGCGTGTGGATTTTGCGTCCGAACAGGGTCTGCACAAAGCCATGCTCTTTCGCGAACGCTTTGGTGTCGTTCATATAGGTGCGGATGCCGGGGAAACGTTCGAAATAACGGTCAATGAAGCCCTGTGCCTCGGCTCGCGGAATGCGCAGGTTGCGCGCCAGGCCAAAGCCCGAGATGCCATAGATGACACCAAAGTTGATCGCCTTGGCCTGACGGCGCACGTCCGACGTCATTTCATCGAGGGGGACGCCGAACATTTCTGATGCGGTCAGGGCGTGAATGTCGATGCCGTCCTGAAAGGCCTGCTTGAGCTCGGGGATGTTGGCAATATGCGCCAATATCCGTAGCTCGATCTGGGAATAGTCCAGCGCAATCAGCACTTTACCCTGCTCGGCAACAAAGGCCTCGCGGATGCGGCGGCCTTCTTCGGATCGGATCGGGATGTTTTGCAAGTTTGGATCGGTTGACGCCAGCCGGCCCGTCGATGCCCCCGCGATGGAGTATGAGGTGTGTACGCGTCCGGTGTCAGGGTTGATGTGGTCCTGAAGCGCGTCGGTATAGGTCGATTTCAGCTTCGACAGTTGCCGCCAGTCCAGCACACGTGCGGGCAGGTCATGCTCTGTTGCCAGATCTTCGAGCACGTCGGCACCAGTGGCATAGGCACCTGTCTTGCCCTTTTTGCCGCCTTCCAGCGCCATCTCGTCAAACAGGATCTCACCAAGCTGCTTGGGCGATCCGACATTGAATTTGCGACCGGCGAGTTGATAAATTTCATCCTCAAGCCCTGCCATCTTCTGCGCAAAGGCATTCGACATCCGGCTCAGCGTATCGCGGTCAACCTTGACGCCAGACCGTTCCATCGCGGCCAACACAGGCA
It encodes the following:
- a CDS encoding DUF1285 domain-containing protein, whose amino-acid sequence is MSGQKTVTPTAESLAASVSAAKTRGLPPVEKWNPPFCGDLDMEIKRDGTWFYQGTPIGRMGLVKLFASILIREDDDYFLITPVEKVGIKVEDAPFVAIDFEAEGSGTDQTLTFQTNLGDIAVAGPDLPIRIERAPDTGEPAPYVRIRRNLEALIDRKSFYRLVELGQHHEGWFGVWSGGSFFGIIPSGELPD
- a CDS encoding AAA family ATPase, whose protein sequence is MTQARDMVAEIETLGEKLAEAKASINRRFIGQERVVDLTLTALLCGGHGLLIGLPGLGKTRLVETLSTVMGLDGNRVQFTPDLMPADILGSEVLDTAADGTRAFRFVEGPIFCQLLMADEINRASPRTQSALLQAMQEKTVTVAGQDRALGHPFHVLATQNPIEQEGTYPLPEAQLDRFLVQIDVAYPDRDTERDILMATTGDTDAQATAVFTTEKLLAAQTLLRQMPVGESVVELILDLVRAFRPDGPDASQNVRDTVAWGPGPRAAQALMLTVRARALLQGRLAPSAEDVIDMARPVLMHRMALNFAARARGDSLNTLIDATTASLIGKKAAA
- a CDS encoding DUF58 domain-containing protein, producing MNSPDTLRIRSEEQAARLPALLARAEHLAGAVLLGAHGRRRAGVGDDFWQYRPAQVGDSRRSIDHRRSAMGDHEFVREREWQIAQSVMLWVDQGASMRFASTAALEQKADRARLLGLALAVLLQRGGERVGLTGSALPPRSGRPQILRLAEALCQDDAADYAPPEHRAMIPQARAVFISDFMGDLAGVATALTKAADRGVRGVLLHVLDPSEEAFPFTGRTIFESVGGTLRHETLKANDLKHRYLERLAERKAELQQLCALTGWQYGLHHTDSTAQSALLWLYGALDTRSGGAA